Within Sorangiineae bacterium MSr11367, the genomic segment GGGAGATCTTTCTCGAGCGGGCGCGCGCCATCCTCGAGGCGATGGAGGCGGCCGAGGAAGCGCTTGCCTCACGCAAAAACAAGCCTGCCGGCAGGTTGCGCATCGACGCGGCCGTCCCCTTCATCCTGCACGGCATCGCACCCCACCTCGCCGAGTTTGCCGAGCTGTACCCGGACATCCATCTGGAGGTCGCCAGCAACGATCACATCGTCGATCTTTTGGAGGAGCGCACCGACGTGGCCTTTCGCATCGCCTCGCTGTCCGACTCCACACTGCACGCGAAGACCATTGGATCGTGCAATCTCAACATCGTGGCGAGCCCGTCGTACCTCAAGGCGAAGGGCACACCCAAGACTACCCAAGACTTGAAGAAACACCGCCTGATTGGATTTACCAGCCCCAAGTCCTTGAACGATTGGCCGCTCCTTCACGAAGGTAGCGAGCGCATGACCATCGAACCGCACCTCAGAGCGGCGAGTGGTGAAACCATTCGGGCCTTGGCTGTGAATGGATATGGCATTACATGCTTATCCAATTTCATGACGTGGCGGGATATCAAAGAAGGAACCCTGGTTCCGCTGCTTCGATCGTCGATGGCCAAATACAGACAACCCATTCACGCCGTGTACTATCGGAACTCCCCGTTCATCGCGCGGATCCGCTGTTTTCTCGACTTTATTACGCCACGCGTCGTACTTTAGGGCCGGCTGCGTCATTTTCCGTTCGAACCGCACTTGCGCAAATTCCAACGGGTCAGGTTATGTGGGCGCCACGAAATAGCGTGACAATGGGATGACAGCGGTCATGCTTTTATGCAAGATACTGACTGTTCTGTGCAAAATATGTATTTTTGAGAATGGCGGCGGAGCACATGGACAAGCTAAAGGGAAAGATCGCGGTCGTCACAGGGGGCAACAGTGGCGTGGGCTTGGCCACCGCCCAACGGTTCGCCGCGGACGGAGCGCACGTCTTCGTGCTCGTTCGCCGTCAGAGCGAACTTGACAACGTTGTCAGAAAGGTCGGCCACAACGTGCCAGGCAGCGTGACGGGCATCGAGGGGGACGTGGCCAACGTGGCGGACCTCGATCGGCTCTACGAAGCCGTTCGGGAGAGGGGCCGCATCGATATTCTCTTTGCCAACGCCGCGCTTGGAGAATTCGCGCCAGTGTCTGGCGTGTCCGAGGCGCACTTCGACAAGGCCATGGGCCTCAACGTCAAAGGCCTGGTCTTTACCGTCGAGAAAGCGCTTCCCCTGTTTCGCGATGGGGGCTCCATCATCCTCAACGCGTCGCCCGGCGCCGGCGATGGCGTACCCGCCCTCAGCATGTACGGCGCCGTCAAGTCGGCGTTGCGCTCGTTTGCCCGCTGTTGGACCGCGGATCTGAGCCACCGGCAGATACGCGTGAACGTCGTGAGCCCGCGCCCCACGGAGGCCTACGGCCTTCAAGGCATCGGCCAAATGGACGTGCTGGCCGAGCAGGCGAGCCTCATGGCCGGACTGCCTCCGGGCAAGGCCGGCATTTCGATGGGCATCGCCAACGTGGCCGCCGTATTGGCCTCGGACGAGAGCAGCTTCATCACGGGCCTCGAGGTGTTCGTCGACGGCGGGCCATCGCTCAATTAGCACCCCGTCCCTCTTGGAAGAGGCCGTATAGTTCCGCCCCAGAATGAAAAGGGGACATCGTTCGTACCGCGTGAGGATGGCGCTCGCGGTGTCATGCGCAGGGCTTCTTTCGTGCGCGGGCATCCTCGGCATCGACGACTTGCCGGAGCAGTCGGGCAGCGGCACGACGGTGACCTTCGTATCGGGTACTGCGCAATCGGGTGAGGTGGGCAAGGAGCTCGCGCAGCCGCTCGTCGCGGAGGTGCACGATGCGAACGGTGCCCCTGTGTCGGGCCGCTCGGTGACGTTCACGGCGACCGCGGGTGGCGGCTACTTCTTGTCCGAGGTGACCGCGCTCACCGATCCGCAAGGGCGCGCGCAGACGCGCTGGGTGCTGGGCCCGGGGCAACGCAACGAGATCACCGCGGATGCGGAGGGCGCGAAGGCCACCGCGACGGCAACGGCGACCCATCCATGGCAGCTCGGGATTTTCGCCGGGCGGCCCGTGGGGCGCATGTTCCGCGATGGTAGCGCCGAGGACGCGCGCTTCGGCGATCCGAGCGCCCTCGCCGTGGGGGCCGATGGAAAGGTGTACATCGGCGACATCCTCGGCGACACCATCCGTCGGTTCGATCCTGCGACCAAGCAGGTCACCACCTTGGCGGGCCTCCCCGGCGTGGGCGCGACCCAAAATGGCGTGGGCTCCGCGGCGCGGTTCGTGTCGCCCTATGGGTTGACCTTCGACGGCAGCGGCCGGCTGATCGTGGCGTCCACGTACGCCAACAAGATTGCCCGCGTCGACTTGGGCAACAACGAGGTGACGTATTTCGCGGGCACGGGGGTGGCCGGCACCAATGCGAGCGACACCGACGTGTCCCGTGCGAACTTCAACGTGCCCTATGCGCTCGACTGGGATGCGAAGCGCAACGTCGTCTACGTCCTCGAGAACGGCAACCACGACATTCGCGAGATCGACCTGACGACGAGCCGGGTCACGACCCTCGCCGGCAACGCGGGGGCACCCCCGGAGTTCCGCGACGACGTCGGAACGGCGGCCCGGTTCAATTACCCCATGGGCATCACGCACGACGATCAAAAGATCTACATTTCGGATCGCGGCAACTGTCGCATTCGCGTGCTCGATCACGACTCCCGCACGGTCACCACGCTTGCGGGCGGCGGCAGCGTGGCGTGCACCTACGTCGATGGGGCCGACGGGGTCACATCGGGGCTCGTGGCGCCGGCCAACATCACCTACGCGGGCGGTGCGTTGTACGTGACCGATCGCGATGCGCACTCCATTCGGCGCGTCGACATCGCCACCGGCGCCGTCACGACCATCGCGGGCTCGCCGCCCTCCGCCGGTGCACCCAAGTTCGGCGCGAAGGACGGCCCGGGCGCCGAGGCGCTCTTTTTCCGACCGCACGGAATCGCGCCCACCCCCGACGGCAACGCGCTCTACGTGGGCGAGAGCGGCGGCACGGATGTGCGGCGCGTCGAATTGAAGCCGCCCTACAACGTGACGACCGTGGCCGCCACGGCGGTCGTTCCCACCGACGGCGATGCGCGCACGGAGGCCATTTTCTCCTCGCCGCGCGGTATCGCGCTCATCGGCGGAAAGCTCGTCATCGGCGAGGATCAAGGCAACGACATCCGCGCGCTCGCTCTCGCCACCAACCGCGTGCAACGGATTGCGGGGCGCGCCGACGAGAACTTTGGCACCCGCGATGGTGCGGGCAACGTTGCGGAATTCGCGTTTCCCGTCGCCATGGCCGCCGACGAGGCCGAGGGCGTCGTCTACGTGTCCGGCGGCGATCAACGCATTCGCAAGGTGAAGGTCGACACGGGCGATACGACCAGCATCGCGGGGAAAGAGTGGGAGCGCAGCTTCGCGGACGGTGTTGGGATCGCGGCGCGGTTCACCGACATTGGGGCCTTTGCCCTCGATGCGAAGGCGCGCAAGCTCTACATCGCCGACGCGGGCAACCACCGCGTCCGCGTCCTCGATCTGGCCACGCGCGCGGTGACCACCGTGGCCGGAAGCGTCGCCGGCCACCGCGATGGCCCCGGCGCGGACGCGCGCTTCTCGTTGCCGCGTGGGCTCGCGTTGAAGGACAATGTGCTCTACGTGTCGGATACAGGCAACCACGTCATCCGCCGCATCGAGCTCGATGGAAAGGGCTCGGGGACCGTGTCCACCTTCGCCGGGGTCCCGACCAAGGCTGCCACCATCGACGGCCGCGCCGCGGAGGCGCAATTCCAAGCGCCATGGAGCATTGCGCTCGATGGAGATCTCCTTTACGTGGCGGACGTCTTCAGCAACGCGTTGCGCCGAATTCACATTCCATCGGCCACCGTATCCACCTTGGTAGGAGGTCCTGGCGGAATCGGTCCTTCACCGGCGACGATGCCGCAAAAGCCTGCGTTTCTCCAGGTACGACCGGGCGGTGAGGTGCTTTTTACGTCGGAAGTGGAGAACGTCGTCTTCCGTCTCGGTCCGTGACGGTTTCGAGCACGACCGCTCGCGTGAGGGTATAGTTTCGCCCTGACGATGAAACATCGCTTCGTCTTCTTCTTTGGATGCGGCTCCTTGGTGGGGTGCGCTGGCATCTTGGGCATCGATAGTCTCCCGGAGCAGTCCGGCTCCGGCTACACCGTCACCGTCGTTTCGGGCGCAGGGCAATCGGGGCTCGTCGGAAAGGCGCTGGACGCTCCGGTGGTCGTCGAGGTGCGCGATGCGACGGGTGCGCCCGTGGCGCAGCGCAAGGTGACCTTTGCGGCCAGCAACGGCGGCGGCTATTTCACCGATTCCGTCGCTCCGGTGACCGACGCACAAGGGCGTGCGAGCATCCATTGGGTGCTCGGGCCCTCCGCGCTGAACGAGCTGCGTGCCACGTCGGAGGACGTGACCGCCACGGTCACCGCCACCGCGACGGATCCCTGGCAGTTCGCCGTGGGCGTCGGCCTTCCCGTGGGGCGCATGTTCCGCGATGGCATCGGCGATGCGGCGCGCTTTGGGGACGTTCTGGGGATCACCGCCGGCGGTAATGGGAAGTTGTATGTCACCGACAGTCTCGGCCACACCGTGCGCCAGATCGATCCCGTGTCGCGCGAGGTGACCACGCTCGCAGGCTTCACCGGCGCCTCGGGAACCACGCAGGGCATCGGTTCCGCGGGCAGGTTCAACACCCCGTTCGGGGTGGCGCGCGAAGGCGCCGGCACGTTGTTGGTGGCGAGCGTGAATGGTCAGGTCATCCAGCGGGTGGACCTCAACACACAGATGGTGAGTCTTCTCGCGGGAGGAAACGGGGTGGGCGCCGTCGACGGTACGGGTGCGGGCGCGCAGTTCAATCTGCCCTACGCCGTCGACTGCGACGATGCGGGGCAGGTGGCCTATGTCGCCGACCATGCCAATCACGTCATTCGGCAGATCAACCTGGTGACCGGTGAGGTGTCGACCCTCGCCGGCATCGCCGGCACCAAGGGTTTCGCGGACGGCAGTCTGACGACGGCGACGTTCAAGTTCCCCACGGGCATCACTCACAACGGGCGCACCCTCTATGTCAGCGACAACGCCAACGCGCGCATCCGCAAGATCGATCTCGATGCCAAGACCGTGTCCACCGTCTCCGGCGCCGCCGGCATCGAGCCCGCGGGCGGGTTCGTCGACGGCGACGCGGCCACCGCGCGCTTTACGGCCATCATCGGGCTGACGTATTTCGATGGCTTCCTCTACGTGGCCGATCGCCAGGCCCACGCCATTCGCAAGGTCGACGCCAACACGGGCGCGGTGACCACGATCGTGGGCTCGCCGCCCTCGGCGGGTGTCAAATTCGGTGCGCTCGATGCCGTGAATGGAGTCGAGGCGCGCTTGTTCCAGCCGCACGACGTGGCGGTGGTCGTGGGCCCCGAGGGCGCGGCGTTGTATGTCACTGAAGCTGGCGGCACCGACGTGCGCCGTGTGCTGCTCAAAGACAACTACCCGGTCACCTCGTTCGCGGCCAAGGCCGTCGTGCCCACCAACGGCGACGCGCGCAAGGAGGCCATTCTCGATTGGCCGCGCGGGCTCGCCCTCGCCTCGGACAGGCTGCTCATCGCCGAAGCCATTGGCGCCGACATCCGCCACGTCGACTTGAAGACCAACGTCGTCACCCGTCTTGCCGGTGCCGACGACGAACGAAACGATCCCATCGACGGCGTGCCCGCGCGTTTCGGTTACCCGAACGCCGTTGCCATCGACGAGGCCAAGGGGTTCGCGTACGTCGCCAGCGGCGATCAGCTGGTGCGCCAAATTGCACTGGCCACGGGCGAAACCAAGACCATTGCCGGTGAGGCCTGGTCGCGCGGCACCATCGACGGTCCTGGGAAGAGCGCCCGCTTTCAGGACGTGCAGGGCATCGCGCTCGATCCCGTCGGGCAAAAGCTCTACTTGGCCGACACGTTGAGCCACCGCATTCGCGTGCTCGATCTCGCGTCGGCGGACTACCGCGTGAGCCCCGTCGCGGGCAGCTCTCTCGGCTACACGGACGGCTCGAACGTCGAGGCGACCTTCAACACGCCGCGCGCGCTCGCCTTCCACGACAACGCCCTCTACGTTGCAGACAGCGGCAACCACGTCATTCGGCGCGTTGCGCTCGATGCGAGTGGCTACGGGCAGGTGACCACGTTCGCCGGCAACCGCGGCGAAGCCAAGCACGTCGACGGGGCCCTTCTCGATGCGCGTTTCCTCACGCCCAGCAGCCTCGCCTTCCAGGGGGACCTGCTTTACCTGGTGGACATCGACGGAAACGCTCTTCGGCGTATCCACATCCCATCGGGGACCGTTTCCACCCTTTTGGGCGGCCCCGCCGGGGCGCCTGCCGGCCCGGGACCCCTTTCCATGCCCAAAAAGCCGGCCTATCTGGCCGTTCGACCGAACGGCGAGGTACTGTTTACGACCTATGAGGAGAACGTGGTGTTTCGGCTCGGACCCCCCTAATTGTCACGAGACCATCAGGTCCGACCGCTCGACTTGCCTTCGCACGCACTGCGGCTTACACTATTGATGACGACTAACATTGAATCTGAATCGGCGAGGAACGGCAAAAGAGATGCGACTTTCGAAGGAACAGGCTGCCCGTAACCGGCAAAGCATCATCGATGCAGCAGCGCGTCTGTTTCGCGAGCGCGGAATCGACGGTGTGGGCGTTGCCGATCTCATGAAAGCGGCCGGCTTTACGCACGGCGGGTTCTACAATCATTTCCCCTCGAAGGAGGCGCTGGCGGCGGAAGCTTGCACGGCCGCATTCGAAGGGGTCATCGGCGAGATCACCGCCAGGATGGAGGCGGGGCCGGCCGGTTCCGCGTTCTGGCAATACCTCGAGGAGTACCTCTCGCCCGAGCACCGTGACGATCCCAACGGCGGATGCCCCACGGCCTCCCTCGCGGTCGACGCATGGCGGCAAGGCGAACAGGTGCAAGGCGCCTACGCCGACGGCATCGAGGGTGTGCTCGGCATCTTCGCCGCCCAGCTCTCCAAGTCGTCCTCGGGCAAAAAGCGCGACGCCGCCGCCGCCCGCGAACGCGCCGTGCGGCTCCTCAGCGAAATCGTCGGCGCCGTGGTTCTCGCCCGCGCGGTGGTCGGTGCCAACCCGGCGCTCTCGGACGAAATCCTTCAATCGTGCCGCGAAAAGCTCGGCACCTAACTGTGCCCTCCCGAAGAGGGGATTCACAGGAAGGCGGGAAGACGGGAAGGTTTTAGAATGGACTGCGGTCCGAGATTTGCGCTTTGAAAAATCTCTAAACCTTCCCGCCTTCCCGTCTTCCTGTGAAATTCTCTTGGCCGAGCGCGAGCCAGAGTCGGGGGCGGGCCCATGTGATCTTGCCATGGGGTGGCACCAGGCCCGTGCGCTCGGCGCCCATGGCCAGGTAGAAGTCTTCGGCGGCAGGGTTCGAGACGATGAGCACCCCGGGGGCGTCGTACCCGCGCGCCGTGCTCTTCATATGTAGAAATAGCTTCTTGCCGATTCCAGCACCCGCGAAGGGCGTATCGACGAAGAAGAGATCGAGCTCCAACGCAACATTCGACGAGTCGTCCTGGTCTCGACACTGTGGTGCAGTCGTGCAGCGGCAGCGGGACAACCCCGGCGGGGCCGGCGCCCTAGTCCGCTTTTCGTGCGATGATCGCTGGGCGTTATGGCGATCCGTTCCTTCTGACCCGGGACATCGCGCCGGTCTCGCCGGTTCCGTCCCGCTGCCGCGGTTCTCGCACGAGGATGACTCGAGACCGGTACGCTCAATCGACCGATACCGTAGGCGCTCGACGATAAGACTGTAAAATCCCACGACGTCATTTTCGATTTGCGCAACGTAGGTCGGGTGCGCTTCCAGGTATTCGACGGACAGCGTCATACTCCGAACGAGGTCGCGCTTTTCCGCCTCGTAGCCGTGCGAGCGCTGCACGATGGTGGACAATCGTGGTGCATCGTCGTGTCGGGCAGGTCGAATAGCGAGTTCACTCATTTGGTTTCTACCCGAGGGTAGGGACGCGTAATGCTCGCGGAAAGGTTGCAGCGGCCGAAATGCAGCGCGAGCATTCGCTAAGAAAATGCTTTCTCAAGCAGAGAACGCGCTTGGAACGGCTGCGAAGGAAGCATATTGCAAATCACTATGATGATGCGTAATCCCATTCGAGGTAGATCATTGGTCCTCGCAACCCTGATGGTCGCACCCGCCAGCCTAGCGTTTGGCTGTTCGGTGGACGCGTCATCGACGGCCGATGGAAAGAGCGAAAGTGCGGCCACCCTGGACGAGCCGTACCTGGTCGGGCGTGGTATCGCGGACATCACCGGCGAGGCCGCAGAAGGCCACGGCGCGAATTATGGGCGGCTCGATCAGTCGACGGTCGGCATCCACATTCGCCAGCGGTCGCGTGCCTTCATCGTTGCCGATCGCACCACCGGCAAGCGGGTGGTTCTCGTCACGGCGGATGCCGGGTCGATGTATGCCAGCGTACGTCAGGCCGTGCTGGCGAAATTGAATGCCAAATACGGGTCGACCTACAACGAACGGAATAT encodes:
- a CDS encoding TetR/AcrR family transcriptional regulator; amino-acid sequence: MRLSKEQAARNRQSIIDAAARLFRERGIDGVGVADLMKAAGFTHGGFYNHFPSKEALAAEACTAAFEGVIGEITARMEAGPAGSAFWQYLEEYLSPEHRDDPNGGCPTASLAVDAWRQGEQVQGAYADGIEGVLGIFAAQLSKSSSGKKRDAAAARERAVRLLSEIVGAVVLARAVVGANPALSDEILQSCREKLGT
- a CDS encoding LysR family transcriptional regulator, with translation MRTTTEELAAFVAVVETGSLSAAAKRLGQTASGMSRALSRLEEKLETTLLRRTTRKLGLTEEGEIFLERARAILEAMEAAEEALASRKNKPAGRLRIDAAVPFILHGIAPHLAEFAELYPDIHLEVASNDHIVDLLEERTDVAFRIASLSDSTLHAKTIGSCNLNIVASPSYLKAKGTPKTTQDLKKHRLIGFTSPKSLNDWPLLHEGSERMTIEPHLRAASGETIRALAVNGYGITCLSNFMTWRDIKEGTLVPLLRSSMAKYRQPIHAVYYRNSPFIARIRCFLDFITPRVVL
- a CDS encoding SDR family oxidoreductase — encoded protein: MDKLKGKIAVVTGGNSGVGLATAQRFAADGAHVFVLVRRQSELDNVVRKVGHNVPGSVTGIEGDVANVADLDRLYEAVRERGRIDILFANAALGEFAPVSGVSEAHFDKAMGLNVKGLVFTVEKALPLFRDGGSIILNASPGAGDGVPALSMYGAVKSALRSFARCWTADLSHRQIRVNVVSPRPTEAYGLQGIGQMDVLAEQASLMAGLPPGKAGISMGIANVAAVLASDESSFITGLEVFVDGGPSLN
- a CDS encoding GNAT family N-acetyltransferase, producing MELDLFFVDTPFAGAGIGKKLFLHMKSTARGYDAPGVLIVSNPAAEDFYLAMGAERTGLVPPHGKITWARPRLWLALGQENFTGRREGGKV